Below is a window of Aeromonas veronii DNA.
GTGGGGTCGAGATACTCGAGACTCAGCACCCCGAATAGCTTGTCCTGCTCCAGCAGGGCGCCATCCAGACGTGAGCGCACACCAGCACTGGTCAGATAGAGGTGATTGCTCAGCATTGGCTGGTGGGCCGCTTCCGAGAAGCTCAACGATTTGCGGGTACGCAGGGCGCGGATATAGCGGCTGTCGCCGCGAATGGGGTAGAGCGCCTCGACCCCCAAGGTGAACACCGGGGTGAGCTGCTCGCAGCCCAGCTCGCCGTTGGCCTGATAGTGCCAGAGGATGAGCCGATCGGCCCCCAAACTCTCTTTCAGGGCCTCGAGCAGGGGCGCATACTGCTGCTGGCTCGCCATCTGGCTGAGGCGCGGCAACTGCAATGCCAGATCGGCGATGGGCTCTTGGCGAAGGTTCTGCAGACAGATGAGCCAGAAGCCATCCTGCTCGTGGGCGAGGGCGATGTGCCACAGCTGGCTGGCAAAGCGCACGGTGATCTTGCCGCCATGACCGTTGGCCAGCAGTTGTTCGATGGGCAGACGCAGGGCATCGGGCAGCTGGGCAGGCCAGGGGGCGTGCGGCTCGTCGAGCCAGTAGAGCGGGGTTTGCATCACGTCGGTCAGGGCGACCAGCCGTTGACTGCGCAGATCCAGACGGAAAAAGAGCGGCGTCTGGAGAGCAGGAGGAAGATGACTGAGAGCGGTAGACGACATGAACAAACAACATCCTGTTAAGCAACCGTCGGGGTTGCAAGAATACTGCAAAATGGTGTGAAACAAAATTTCATTGAATTCTAAATTAGAAAAGTCTAATTTATTGCCCATTATCATGAATGAGGAGTCTTGCAGATGAAACGGATCCTGATTATCGGTGGTGTCGCGGGGGGCGCATCGGCGGCGGCTCGCGCTCGTCGTTTGAGTGAAGAGGCAGAGATCGTGATGTTTGAGCGGGGCGAATTTGTCAGCTTTGCCAACTGCGGTCTGCCCTACCACATCGGGGGCGATATCCCCGACCGGGATGCCTTGCTGCTGCAGACTCCCCAGAGTTTCAAGCGCCGTTTCAACGTCGATGTGCGGGTCTTCCACGATGTGATCGAGATCGACAAGGCGGGCAAGACCTTGCTGGTGCGCAACCTGCAAACCGGTGAAGAGCAGCGCGAGCATTACGATGTGCTGCTGCTGAGCCCGGGGGCGGCGCCGATCCGTCCTCCTTTCCCCGGTATCGACAGCCCCCATGTCTATACCTTGCGCAACATCCCGGACATGGATCGCATTCTGGCGGCCCTGCACCACGATCAGCCGCGCCATGTTACCGTGGTGGGCGGTGGTTTTATCGGGCTGGAGATGATGGAGGCGCTGCACCAGCGCAAGCTGGATGTCACCCTGCTGGAGCTGGCCGATCAGGTGATGGCGCCGGTGGACAAGGAGATGGCCAACATGCTCCATGCCCGCATCCGGGAAGAGGGGATCGATCTGCGCCTGCGCACCGGCCTCACCGCCATCGAGAGTCTGGATCTGCCTGCCGAGAAGACCTCTGCCGTGCCGACCGCCAACAGCGGTGGCCTGCGCCTGACCCTCAATGATGGTTCACATCTCGACACCGGCCTGCTGATCCTCGCCATCGGCGTCAAACCTGAAACCCTGCTCGCCGCCAAGGCGGGGCTGGAACTGGGCCCACGCGGCGGCATCAAGGTGGATGCCGGCATGCGTACCTCGGATCCCTTTATCTTTGCGGTGGGGGATGCGGTGGAAGAGATTGACTTCGTCACCGGCGAATCTGTGCTGATCCCGCTGGCGGGCCCCGCCAACCGGCAGGGGCGCATCGCCGCCGACAACATGCTGGGCCGAAGCGAAACCTACAAGAAGACCCAGGGCACTGCCATCTGCAAGCTGTTCGATCTGGCGGTGGCCAGCACCGGCCTCAACGAGAAGCGACTGGTGCAGCTGGGATTGCCGTTCGAGAAGGTCTATGTCCACCCGGGCAGCCATGCCGGTTACTACCCGGGCGCCCATCCGGTCAGCCTCAAGCTGCTGTTTGCCCCGGATGGCAAGATTTATGGCGCTCAGGCCATCGGCAAGGATGGTATCGACAAGCGCATCGATGTGCTGGCGGTGGCCCAGCGCGCCGGTCTGACCGTGTTTGACCTGCAGGATCTGGAGCTCACCTATGCGCCGCCGTTCGGCTCGGCCAAGGATGTGATCAACATGGCGGGCTTTGTGGCCAGCAACCACTTGAAGGGGGATACCTTGCTCTGCCACGTGGCCGAGGTGCAGGCTCGCCACCCGCACCAGCTGGTGGTGGATGTGCGCAATGGCCCCGAGCTCGACAAGCTGGGCCGCATTCCGGGGGCGCTGCATATCCCCCTCGACGAATTGCGTGGTCGCCTGCATGAGCTGCCCAAGGACAAAGAGCTGCTTATCAGCTGTCAGGTCGGGCTGCGCGGCCATGTCGCTTGCCGCCTGCTGAGCCAGCACGGCTTTAAAGTGAAAAATCTCTCCGGCGGCTTCAAAACCTGGCAGATGGCCACCGCCGAGTAACCGTTTTATTTCTGTGCCTGTTTGCCCCTCTCCCTTGTGCGTGCAAGCTGAGGGGCTTTTTCTCTGCGCCGATCGCCCTCTTTGCATCTCCCTGCTGTAGCAATATTTCGACACACTTTTTTTTCGGTGCCGGACAAAATTAACGTTTTGTTCAGGGGATCGGTGCTATAACCCCTGCCTCGTTCATGATGAACCGTGTAGTAGGGAGAGTGACATGCTGGATATGCTGATGGCCATTTGGCATCAGGATTTTGACGCCCTGGTTCAGATGCAGGCGGTGCCCCTGCTGATCAGTTGCCTGATGCTGGTACTGCTGCTGGAGTCCGCATTCGTCTTCCTGCCCCTGCCGGGGGACAGCCTGGTACTGCTGGCCGGTGGGTTGGTGGGCATGGGGGTATTTGGCCCCGAAGTGACCCTCTGTTTTCTACCGCTGGCGGCGGGGCTGGGATCCGTGCTGGCGTACTGGCAGGGGCGGGCTCTGCAGCGCACCCGCTTTATGGAGCATATCGAGCGGATGTTGCCGCCCGACAGTCTGCCCAAGGCGACCCGGCTGCTGAAAAAGTACGGTTTTCTGGCGATGTTCTCCTCCCGCTTTATCCCGTTCGTGCGGGTCTTGACCCCCATGCTGATGGGGATTGGCCGCCTGAGCGTGCTGCGCATGTGCATGGCCAGCTTTGCCAGTGCCTTTATGTGGGCGCTTTGTCTCAGTTTGGTGGGCAAGCTGGCGATGAATACCCCCTTCTTCCTCCACCACAGCGAGCTGTTGACCCGGGCGCTGATTATTACTTCGCTGGTGCTGTTTCTGGCGGCCGTCATGGCCATCCTGTTTCGCTGGTTCAAAGGCGGAGCAAAAAACGAGACCAGCCACGACTAGATGACAACCCTTGCCGCACTGAATCAGTGGGCAAGGGGGGTCTCGTGCAGCAGGGACGCGGAATTGTGCCCATTCGGGTAATGCGCTTTGTGTCGGGTGAGCAGGATGCCTTATCCTGTTTCCTGCCACGCTGCGTTTGCAGCGCTCCAACTCGGGATGGAACCTATGCGCCTCTTCGACTCTCCCTCTCACCGCTCTACTGCTGGAACCTGCGCCCTACACCACCGCTGGCCGGCCCTGCTGCTGTCCGGGTTGGCCGGTTTGCTGCTGGCCGGTTGCGGCCCCAACAAGCCTGTCGTCAATGGGCCGACCACAGATTCCGCAGCCCGGCAGGAGGCCGGAGCGCCAGCTACTGTGGTGCAGGCCAATGCCCGTCAATATCGCGATGCCCCGGCACTGGCGCTGGTCTTCTCCGGCCCATTGGCGCCCAAGGCAAACTGGCAGAGCTGGCTAGCGGTGAGCGAGGGGGGCAAGCAGCTGCAGGGGGAGTGGATCCTCGCCGACGATGGCCGCACCCTCTATTTCCCGAACGTCCAGCCCGATAAAAGCTATGAGGTGAGTCTCAAGACAGGGCTGGGCCCATCCCCCCAGAGCTGGACTCTCAAGACCCGGCCGCTGGAGGCGGGGGCTTCGTTTACCGCCAGCGGCATGGTATTGCCGCTGCGCGACGAGCTGCGCCTGCCCATCAGCGCGGTCAACGTGGACGAGGTCAATATCGACTTCTTCCGGGTCGAGGCCGAATATCTGCCCCGCTTTCTTGCGGAATACCGCCCCGGTGCCGGCATGGGCAACTGGGAGCTTGAACAGATCACCCAGCGGGCCAAGCGGGTATTCAGCGGCCGCTACGCATTGGAGCTCGATGCCAACCGGCGTGAGACCCGCCTTATCAATGTGAAGGAGCCGCAGCTGGCCGAGGCCGGTGTCTACTTTGCGGTGATGTCCCCCCTTGGCAACTACGACTGGCGCAAGGAGACCACCTATTTCGCGGTGAGCGACATGGGGCTCAGTGCCCGCCGTTACCGCGATCAGCTGGAGGTGTTCGTCAGCTCGCTGGCTACGGCTGATCCGCTCAAGGATGTGCAACTCTCCCTGCTCGACGAGAAGGGCAACCGGCTGCAGGTGCAAACCACGGATCTGCAGGGTCATCGCCGTTTCGATCAGGTGCAGGGTGCTCGCCTGCTGCTGGCCGAGCAGGGCAACCATCTGGCGGTGCTGCGCCTCGATGGCGCGGCGCTCGATCTCTCCACCTTCGATCTCGGCACCCAGCCCTGGCAGGCCCAGCAGCTCTATCTGTTCAGCGGGCGCGACCTCTATCGTCCCGGCGAGCGACTCGACAGCGAGATCCTGCTCAAGGGGCAGGATGGCCAGCTGCTGCCGGGGATGGCGGTGGAGCTGGAGGTGAAGCAGCCGGACGGCCAGCTGCTCGAACAGAAACGGCTGCTGCCGGATAGCCTTGGCGCCGCCCACTACGGCCTGCGTCTACCGGATGATGCGCCGCTCGGGCGTTGGACCATCAACCTCAAGACCGCTGCCGGCAGCCGCTTCGAGTGGCCTTTCCTGGTGGAGGAGTTCTTGCCGGAGCGATTGAAACTGCAACTTGGCAAGGGGCCGGATGGGGATGTGACGAGTCTGGACGCCGCCCTCACCCTGCCGCTGCAAGGGGACTATCTCTATGGTGCGCCAGCGAGTGCCACCAAGGCGAAGGCGGAGGTGAAGTTAAGCCGCGCCACCATGCCCTTTACCCAATGGCAGGAGTTCACCCTGGGTGACGTGCTGCTCGCCGAGCAGGCCAAGGATCTCGAGGCGCGCAGTCTTACCCTCGATGCGCAGGGGCGGGGGACTTTTTCACTGCAAGATGAGCTCGACGGGGTGCGCGGCCTCGGGCCGCTGGAGGTGGCCTATCGGGTGTCGCTCTCAGAGCCCGGTGGCCGCGCCGTCAATCGCAGTCGCACCCAGTATGGCTGGCCTGCAGGCAGCCAGTGGCCGGCGCTCAAGGCCGACTTCGTGGCCGATCGTGTGGAAGGGGGCAAGCCGCTCCCCTTCCAGATCCTCAACCTCGATGACAAGGGCCAGCCGGTGGCGGGGGCGGTGAAGGTGCGCCTTATCAACGAGTACCGCGACTACTACTGGCACTACGCCGATGGCGAGGGGTGGAAGTACGAGTTCAATAGCCAGCCCTATCTGGAGCAGGAGCAGACCCTGCAGCTGGACGGCAAGGGGCCGGCCCCGCTCATGCTGCAACTGGCGGCGGGCTGGTATCGGTTGGAGGTGGAGAACAGTCAGGGCCATCAATCGAGCCTGCGGGTGGAGATCGGCAGTTACGCCTGGGGCGGTGGTGGCGAGCAGGCACGGCCTGACAAGATTGCCATCACTCTCGACAAACGCGCCTATCAGGCGGGCGACAAGGCCAAAGTGACTCTGGTAGCCCCGCGCCCCGGTAAGGGCTTGCTGCTGGTGGAAGATGGCGACGGCCTGCGCTGGTGGCAGCGTATCGCGCTCAAGGGGGCCGGTGGCGATGCCAAGGATGCCCGCGGCGAGTTCGAGATCCCGGTCAGTCCCGAGTGGCAGCGCCACGATCTGCATATCTCGGCTCAGATCGCCGCGCCAGACAGCGCCTCCAAACCGGTCAGCAGCCAGCAGGGACAGAGCTTGCGCTCGGTCGGCTTGGTGCCGCTCACCCTGGATCGGGAAGCGCGCCGTCTGCCGCTTACCCTGAGCGCACCTGATAAAGCGGTGCCGCTCACCCGGCTGGAAGTGACCGCCACCTCCACCCCCAACAGTCAGGGGCGGGTGGTGCTGGCGGCGGTGGATCGGGGCGTGCTCAACATCAGTGACTACCAGCCCCTCGACCCGTTCGAGATCTTCTTTGGCCGCAAGCGCTTCTCCCAAGATTTGTTCGACAACTACGGCCAGGTGATCCCGCCGCAAGATGGCAAGCTGGCCCGCCTCAACTACGGGGGCGATAGGGCGCCGCTGAAAAAGGGTGGCGCGCTGGAGAGCCGGGTCGAGATCGCCGCACTCTGGAGCGGCGAGGTGAGTTTTGATGAGAGCGGCAAGGCGGTGATCCCGCTCGATCTGCCCAACTTCAACGGCGAGCTGGCGCTGATGGCACTGGCCTGGAACGAACAGCAAGTCGGTGAGGCCGAGCGCGCCGTCAAGGTGGTGGCGCCCTTGGTGGCCGAGATCGGCTGGCCACGCTTTGGCGCCAGAGGGGATGAGACCCGGGCGCTGGTGCAGCTGCGCAACATGAGCGGCGAGGATCAGAGCCTCTCCCTTGCCTGGACCCTCAGCGGCGGGCTGAAAGCAAATGGCGAGTTGCCCGGCACCCTGTCCCTTAAAAATGGCGAGGAGCAGTGGTTGACCCTGCCGCTCACCGTGATCGGGGCGAGCGGTGTGGCAAGCCTGCAGTTGGCGGCCAGCGGCAAGGATTTTGCCATCAGCCGCGACTGGACTTTGCCGCTGCGCTCCCCCTGGCCGGCCGAGACTCGCCAACGCTACCAGATGCTGGCCCCCGGCCAGCAGATGAGCTTTGCACCAACGGAGCTGGCCGGGCTGGATCGCGCCAACCTGCAGCGGCTGCTCAGCCTCTCCGGCACTCCGCCCTGGGATCCGGCAGCCCAGTGGCAGGCGCTGGCCGACTACCCCTACGCCTGTCTGGAGCAAACCATCTCTCGCGCCTGGCCTTACTTGCTGACCACGGCCGATGAGCGCACCGCCTGGCGCAAACCCGCAGAGGGCAAGAAAGCGATGAGTGAGGCGGACGTGCAGCGCGCCCTGCTGCAACGGCTGCAGCGGTTGCAACTGCCAAGCGGCGGCTTTGGCCTTTGGGATGGTCGCTCTGACGAGGAGCCGTGGCTCACCGCCTATGCCGCCGACTACCTGCTGGCCCGCAAGGAGGTGGGCGATACGGTGCCGGAGGCGATGCTCAATCAGGCGCTAAACCGGCTGCAGAGCTATCTCACCGACAGCCAGTACGGCGAGCGCTGGAGCAGTGCCCCCGAGCACAGCCGGTTGGCCTATCAGGCCTACAGCGCCTATGTACTGGCCCGGGTGGGCAAGGCGCCGCTCGCTACCCTGCGCCTCATATGGGAGCAGCAGGCTGATCACGCTCGCTCCGGTTTGCCGCTCTTGTACCTCTCGCTGGCGCTCTCGGCCATGGGGGATGAGCAGAACGCCGCCAAGGCCCTCAGCCGTGCATTGGCGACCGAGCGCGGGGACGACTATCTCGGGGATTACGGCTCGCCGCTGCGTGATCAGGCCCTTGAACTCTCCTTGCTGCGCCAGCACAAGCTGGCTGCGGAGCGCTGGCCTGATCTCAGCGCCAAGGTGGCCGATACCCTGGCTCACCGTCAGTGGCTCAGCACTCAGGAGCGGCTCGCCCTGCTGCGACTCGCCCGCTTCGACCCGGCCGTCGACTGGCAGGCCAGGGTCGCCTCATCCTCTGGCATTGAAGCCTTGAGCGGTTCGGCCGCCTTGCAGCAGAGCGCCCCCGAGGCACTGGCCGCGAGTACCGTCACCAACGAGGGCAAGGGCTCCCTCTATGTGCAGCGCACTCTGATCGGCTACCCCAAACAGGCTCCTGCCCGGTTGAGTCAGGGGATAAGCGTGACCCGCAGTTGGTTCAATAGCGACGGTCAGCGTTTTGATCCCGCCAAGGTGAAGGTGGGGGATCTGGTGGTGGTGCGGCTCAATGTCAGCAGTGAATCGGCGGTGCCCGATGCCCTGCTGGTGGAGATGGTGCCCGCTGGCTTCGAGCTGGAGAACCCAGCCCTTGGCCGCAGCATCAAGCTCGAAGAGCTCTCCATCGAGGGGAAACCGGCGTGGCAGAGCGAGTGGAACGACTATCTCAAGCATCAGGAGTTTCGCGACGATCGCTATACGGCGGCGCTGGATCTGAGCGAGGGGAGCAACCAGCAGCTGGTCTACCTGATGCGGGCGGTGACGCCGGGTCGCTATCAGGTGCCGCCGACCCAGGTGGAGGATATGTACCGCCCCGAGCTGCGTGCCGTGGGTGAGGATATCCATGAGGTGATCATCTCTGAGTAACATTCCCTCCCTTGAGCGGGTTCGCCCGCTCACTTTCTGGCAGCGTGGCTGGCTGAAATTGGGTCGCACTGGCCGCGCTGGCTGGCGCTGGCTTGGTCGTTTGCCACGCTGGCTGCGTGTCTCGGTGCTGGGAGTTGTCGCACTGCTGCTGTCATTGCTGGCGCTGGATCGTATTTTCCCACCGCCACCGCTCGACCCTGCCTACGCACGGGTGGTGCTCGACATGAAAGGGCGGCCGCTGCGCGCCTTTGCCGATACCAGCGGCGTGTGGCGCTACCCCGTGACCCTGGAGCAGGTCTCCCCCCGCTATATCGAGGCGCTACTGGGCTACGAGGATCGCTACTTCTGGCGTCATCCCGGGGTCAATCCGGTGGCCATGGTGCGCGGGGTCTGGCAGTGGCTGCGTTACGGGCGCGCCGTGTCGGGCGGCTCGACTCTTACCATGCAGGTGGCCCGCCTCATCGAGCCCTACCACAGGAGCGTGCCCGGCAAGCTGCGTCAGATGGCCCGTGCGCTGCAACTGGAGTGGCACTACGACAAGCGCACCTTGCTCACCGTCTACCTCAACCGGGCGCCGTTTGGCGGCAACCTGGAGGGGGTGCAGGCGGCAAGTTTTGCCTATCTCGGCAAGAGCGCCGCCAAGCTGACCTATGCCGAGGCGGCGCTGTTGGCGGTGCTGCCGCAGGCTCCCAGCCGCAACCGGCCGGACCGGCATCCCGAGCGGGCCCGCGCCGCCCGCGACAAGGTGATGCAGCGACTGGTGGCGCAAGGGGTCTGGCCCGAGCCGGTGTGGTTGGAGGGACGCATCGAGCCGGTGCTGGTTCGCGGCCATTTCACCCCGATGGAGGCGCCGCTGTTTGCTCGTCTGGCCGCCGACAGCCATCCGGGCGCCCTGGTGCACACCACCATAGACGGCGATCTGCAGCGCTGGCTGGAGACGCGGGTGGCGAGTTATATCCGCCGCTTCCCCGAGCAGACCTCTGCTGCGCTGCTGCTGGTGGACAACAAAACCATGGCGGTGCGCGCCTATGTGGGTAGCGCCGAGTATGGCAATTTGCGCCGCCACGGTTATCTCGACATGGTGCAGGCAATCCGCTCTCCCGGCTCCACCCTCAAGCCCTTTATCTACGGTCTGGCCATGGATGAAGGGTTGGTGCACTCGGCCTCCCTGCTTTCCGATGCGCCGAGGCTGGGCTCGGATTACAGACCCGCCAACTTTTCCGGCGCCTTTCAGGGGCCGGTGACGCTCGCTCAGGCACTGCAGCAATCCCTCAACGTGCCGGCGGTGCAGGTGCTGGAGGCGCTCGGGCCCGACAAGCTGGTCAGCCGCCTCGACAACGCTGGGGTGCGGCTGGCGCTCTCCGACAAACCC
It encodes the following:
- the pbpC gene encoding penicillin-binding protein 1C, which codes for MKLGRTGRAGWRWLGRLPRWLRVSVLGVVALLLSLLALDRIFPPPPLDPAYARVVLDMKGRPLRAFADTSGVWRYPVTLEQVSPRYIEALLGYEDRYFWRHPGVNPVAMVRGVWQWLRYGRAVSGGSTLTMQVARLIEPYHRSVPGKLRQMARALQLEWHYDKRTLLTVYLNRAPFGGNLEGVQAASFAYLGKSAAKLTYAEAALLAVLPQAPSRNRPDRHPERARAARDKVMQRLVAQGVWPEPVWLEGRIEPVLVRGHFTPMEAPLFARLAADSHPGALVHTTIDGDLQRWLETRVASYIRRFPEQTSAALLLVDNKTMAVRAYVGSAEYGNLRRHGYLDMVQAIRSPGSTLKPFIYGLAMDEGLVHSASLLSDAPRLGSDYRPANFSGAFQGPVTLAQALQQSLNVPAVQVLEALGPDKLVSRLDNAGVRLALSDKPNPAIALGAAGIRLEQLVALYSALTRQGQVAMPVWLAGQQAVSRPLLSPGAAWIIWQILSAQGRADQPFASEATGRVNRLAWKTGTSYGYRDSWAMGVSGRWTIGVWLGRPDGTPMPGFYAQSAAVPLLLSVYSRLSDNSPLPAQPNTVSEAEVCWPLGRKASATLPEACLQRQSAWLLEGRDPPTLPDPMDWPSPLRQVALTAEGKPTLARCQDAAQSGFRALWPLSLEPWRTPGERRQALLASGCAGEGQSAELQAPIRIVALGEGNLIRSQRYRLQPKVLGGVGKSAWFLNGQRLRWDGDQVLSEAGRYQLVVVDEAGNSDRIEFHLENPS
- a CDS encoding FAD-dependent oxidoreductase — protein: MKRILIIGGVAGGASAAARARRLSEEAEIVMFERGEFVSFANCGLPYHIGGDIPDRDALLLQTPQSFKRRFNVDVRVFHDVIEIDKAGKTLLVRNLQTGEEQREHYDVLLLSPGAAPIRPPFPGIDSPHVYTLRNIPDMDRILAALHHDQPRHVTVVGGGFIGLEMMEALHQRKLDVTLLELADQVMAPVDKEMANMLHARIREEGIDLRLRTGLTAIESLDLPAEKTSAVPTANSGGLRLTLNDGSHLDTGLLILAIGVKPETLLAAKAGLELGPRGGIKVDAGMRTSDPFIFAVGDAVEEIDFVTGESVLIPLAGPANRQGRIAADNMLGRSETYKKTQGTAICKLFDLAVASTGLNEKRLVQLGLPFEKVYVHPGSHAGYYPGAHPVSLKLLFAPDGKIYGAQAIGKDGIDKRIDVLAVAQRAGLTVFDLQDLELTYAPPFGSAKDVINMAGFVASNHLKGDTLLCHVAEVQARHPHQLVVDVRNGPELDKLGRIPGALHIPLDELRGRLHELPKDKELLISCQVGLRGHVACRLLSQHGFKVKNLSGGFKTWQMATAE
- a CDS encoding alpha-2-macroglobulin family protein, which translates into the protein MRLFDSPSHRSTAGTCALHHRWPALLLSGLAGLLLAGCGPNKPVVNGPTTDSAARQEAGAPATVVQANARQYRDAPALALVFSGPLAPKANWQSWLAVSEGGKQLQGEWILADDGRTLYFPNVQPDKSYEVSLKTGLGPSPQSWTLKTRPLEAGASFTASGMVLPLRDELRLPISAVNVDEVNIDFFRVEAEYLPRFLAEYRPGAGMGNWELEQITQRAKRVFSGRYALELDANRRETRLINVKEPQLAEAGVYFAVMSPLGNYDWRKETTYFAVSDMGLSARRYRDQLEVFVSSLATADPLKDVQLSLLDEKGNRLQVQTTDLQGHRRFDQVQGARLLLAEQGNHLAVLRLDGAALDLSTFDLGTQPWQAQQLYLFSGRDLYRPGERLDSEILLKGQDGQLLPGMAVELEVKQPDGQLLEQKRLLPDSLGAAHYGLRLPDDAPLGRWTINLKTAAGSRFEWPFLVEEFLPERLKLQLGKGPDGDVTSLDAALTLPLQGDYLYGAPASATKAKAEVKLSRATMPFTQWQEFTLGDVLLAEQAKDLEARSLTLDAQGRGTFSLQDELDGVRGLGPLEVAYRVSLSEPGGRAVNRSRTQYGWPAGSQWPALKADFVADRVEGGKPLPFQILNLDDKGQPVAGAVKVRLINEYRDYYWHYADGEGWKYEFNSQPYLEQEQTLQLDGKGPAPLMLQLAAGWYRLEVENSQGHQSSLRVEIGSYAWGGGGEQARPDKIAITLDKRAYQAGDKAKVTLVAPRPGKGLLLVEDGDGLRWWQRIALKGAGGDAKDARGEFEIPVSPEWQRHDLHISAQIAAPDSASKPVSSQQGQSLRSVGLVPLTLDREARRLPLTLSAPDKAVPLTRLEVTATSTPNSQGRVVLAAVDRGVLNISDYQPLDPFEIFFGRKRFSQDLFDNYGQVIPPQDGKLARLNYGGDRAPLKKGGALESRVEIAALWSGEVSFDESGKAVIPLDLPNFNGELALMALAWNEQQVGEAERAVKVVAPLVAEIGWPRFGARGDETRALVQLRNMSGEDQSLSLAWTLSGGLKANGELPGTLSLKNGEEQWLTLPLTVIGASGVASLQLAASGKDFAISRDWTLPLRSPWPAETRQRYQMLAPGQQMSFAPTELAGLDRANLQRLLSLSGTPPWDPAAQWQALADYPYACLEQTISRAWPYLLTTADERTAWRKPAEGKKAMSEADVQRALLQRLQRLQLPSGGFGLWDGRSDEEPWLTAYAADYLLARKEVGDTVPEAMLNQALNRLQSYLTDSQYGERWSSAPEHSRLAYQAYSAYVLARVGKAPLATLRLIWEQQADHARSGLPLLYLSLALSAMGDEQNAAKALSRALATERGDDYLGDYGSPLRDQALELSLLRQHKLAAERWPDLSAKVADTLAHRQWLSTQERLALLRLARFDPAVDWQARVASSSGIEALSGSAALQQSAPEALAASTVTNEGKGSLYVQRTLIGYPKQAPARLSQGISVTRSWFNSDGQRFDPAKVKVGDLVVVRLNVSSESAVPDALLVEMVPAGFELENPALGRSIKLEELSIEGKPAWQSEWNDYLKHQEFRDDRYTAALDLSEGSNQQLVYLMRAVTPGRYQVPPTQVEDMYRPELRAVGEDIHEVIISE
- a CDS encoding DedA family protein; translation: MLDMLMAIWHQDFDALVQMQAVPLLISCLMLVLLLESAFVFLPLPGDSLVLLAGGLVGMGVFGPEVTLCFLPLAAGLGSVLAYWQGRALQRTRFMEHIERMLPPDSLPKATRLLKKYGFLAMFSSRFIPFVRVLTPMLMGIGRLSVLRMCMASFASAFMWALCLSLVGKLAMNTPFFLHHSELLTRALIITSLVLFLAAVMAILFRWFKGGAKNETSHD